In Pseudomonadota bacterium, the sequence ATGCCGCTTGGTCGGGAAGTTGATGATCCAGCGCGGATTGGTGAGCTGGCCAGTCGGGACGACGAGCATCTGGCCGGGAACGACCTCCTTGCGCTTGCATGCGATCTGATAGACTCGGAAATTCTCGGGGAAGGCGCGCTTGAACTGGGCAGCGATCCCACGCCCCATGTAGCCGATGCAATTGACAGTATTGACGAGCGCCTCGACGTCTGCGTTTAGAATGTTCCCCTTGGTCAGCTCCATGGTTCTGTCTCCGCTAGAAGTACCAACCTCGCTCCACCGAGATCGCAGGTTGGTGGACTGCTCCACCGATCCCTGAACGCGCTTGATTGGCCACCGCCGGTGAATACACGCCGATACGAGACACGAGCGACCATGGGAAGTCGCCGTAGAAGAGAAACTCGGCTTGCTTGCCCTCTTTCACAGCCCGGTCGCGAAAGTCTGTAGCTGCCACGGCATCCCAGTCGATCTCCGAGATATCTTGAACACTGGCGCGGAACTCCGCGTAGTGGGCCCCTGCGTTCGATAGACTGAAGGCCCATTTCCACCCCCGAGTCGAGGCCCAACTCACTACCTCGTGGAGGTCGGCTACCAGGTGGATGACGGGTGATTGGCCAGCCGTATAGGTGAGCTCGGGATGGTTGGCGCAGTGGATGACGAAAAGCATAATCGAGCGTGGACAAAAGTAGAACGGCACGTAGTCGCCAACAGACGTGCCCGGATGACTTGCTACGGGCAAGCCGAGGCGCCGCTGCTTGATGCCCTGCATTCCGATCGGCGCGGTTGGGCCTCCGCGCTGGATCATGGCCGCGTCCGAAATGAGACCTCCGCTCGCTACTATCGCGGCGAGATTGTCCACATGCGTGATGTGGTAGATGGATGGGTTCACGGGCACCTTCACCGCGCATCGTCCCCCGCACCCACCTGCGTGGGCTGTTCTGCTTCACGTCCCTTCGGCGCCGGTCGTTTGTTGCGTATGCGGCTGTTCCCGCGGCTCTTCCGGTTGCTGCGGCTCGCGCATGAGCTCGGCGGCGGGAACCGCTTGCGCCAGTCCTCGAGCAACTCCCTGCTGGGCCCGTCGCTGCCGGCGAGCGCCTGCAGCTCCGCCTTGAGCCGGCCTGCAACGGTTCCATCCTCGCGCGCCACGTCGGGAAGAAGACGCCAGGCGCTGTCGAGCAGCGCGATGCGGTCGGCCAGGGGCACGCCGCCGTCCTCGAGCTCCTCGTCGATGGCGAGGATCGCCTTCAGACGCTCGAGCGACGTCCAGCCTGCCCAGCCATACAGCGTGTCGACATTGTTGCGACCGGGCACCTCGGTGAAAGCGATGAAACGCTCCTTGGGGACATCGAGCTTGCCGCGTACCCGCCAATACTCCGTCCGGAGGAAATCACCGCTCCGATAGGATGGGGGCACCTCGGGGGTGACGTCTTCTCCTGCATCCTCACGCCGCTGGGCCTCCCGCATGCGCTCCCAAACCCCGTGCTTAAGTAGTCCGGCTGGCTTGTAGAGGTGCAACGGGTGGTTTGGAACCGCCTCCGCGGACAGCATCTGTGCCACGAGGGCCGTCAGATTGTAGTCACGGCGGCCTGTGAGCACCTCGCATACCGCAAGGACCCGCCCATCATCCTGAAGCGCCGCGGCGAGCTGTTCAGCCACCGCAGGGCGCCCCCGCTCCCGGGCCGCGGCCTCGAACTGGTCAGCGAGCCAAGCGGCGAGCGTCTGATTCTCTTCGGTCTTGTGGTCGGGCTTGTACCAGCGACGTTTGTAGTTGGCCGTCTCGATCAACGCGAGAGCTGGCGTCTTCCGCATCCGCTCACGCCGCGACTCGAAGCGCGCGCATGTCGTAACTGAAAGTGGCTCGGGTAGCGCGGTCACCGACTCCCAGCGGTGGCGGTCGAACCAGACAGAGGGCTGCTCTTCCGGTTCGTCGCCTCGCGCGCACGCCGCTCGATTCGCCGCATCGCGCTCGGCAAACTCCAGGCACCAGGGAAGCCACGTGGGCGGCACCTGCTCGACCGACTGAGGGGGAACGACGTCGTCCCCGTCGTCGAGGCCGTACATCGCGTAGCACAGCCAGTCGAGCTCTTCCTGCAACGCGACCATGCGCCGCAGATCGGCGATGTCGTCTTCCCGGCGGCGGTCGAGCGCGGTGCTAAGCTCCACTGCACTGGACCAGCCGCTGTCGGCCAGGACTCGACGTACGTCACGAGTGGTTCGCTCCCGTGCTAGCTCGTCGAGCCTAGCGGCGTACGACACAATTCGTTCGGCCTCGCGCGGTATCGGGAACAGCTTCATCTTCGTTGCATCGAACTCGTAGAACTGCTCCCACAGCGAGCTCTTCAGTCCCTCGTTGATGCCTTGGCTTCCCTTGCAATGAAACACCTGCTTCATCCAGAAGCAGGCTACCGACGAGTTGAGCAGGCCGAGCAGCGCGAGGTGGTCGTCCTCGGTGGCGTCCGGCGGGAGCTTGATGACCGGTGCGCTTCGGTTGAACACCTTGCCGCCGCGTTCGAGGACGAAATGGTTGTGGGTTGCTACAAAAGCGAATGCGATGGACAGGGGGG encodes:
- a CDS encoding DUF4433 domain-containing protein, with the protein product MNPSIYHITHVDNLAAIVASGGLISDAAMIQRGGPTAPIGMQGIKQRRLGLPVASHPGTSVGDYVPFYFCPRSIMLFVIHCANHPELTYTAGQSPVIHLVADLHEVVSWASTRGWKWAFSLSNAGAHYAEFRASVQDISEIDWDAVAATDFRDRAVKEGKQAEFLFYGDFPWSLVSRIGVYSPAVANQARSGIGGAVHQPAISVERGWYF
- the pglX gene encoding BREX-2 system adenine-specific DNA-methyltransferase PglX, whose protein sequence is YFWSFRTLLRSRTVFGKSPEQRGGTWYEHLEHYAERLRTPLSIAFAFVATHNHFVLERGGKVFNRSAPVIKLPPDATEDDHLALLGLLNSSVACFWMKQVFHCKGSQGINEGLKSSLWEQFYEFDATKMKLFPIPREAERIVSYAARLDELARERTTRDVRRVLADSGWSSAVELSTALDRRREDDIADLRRMVALQEELDWLCYAMYGLDDGDDVVPPQSVEQVPPTWLPWCLEFAERDAANRAACARGDEPEEQPSVWFDRHRWESVTALPEPLSVTTCARFESRRERMRKTPALALIETANYKRRWYKPDHKTEENQTLAAWLADQFEAAARERGRPAVAEQLAAALQDDGRVLAVCEVLTGRRDYNLTALVAQMLSAEAVPNHPLHLYKPAGLLKHGVWERMREAQRREDAGEDVTPEVPPSYRSGDFLRTEYWRVRGKLDVPKERFIAFTEVPGRNNVDTLYGWAGWTSLERLKAILAIDEELEDGGVPLADRIALLDSAWRLLPDVAREDGTVAGRLKAELQALAGSDGPSRELLEDWRKRFPPPSSCASRSNRKSRGNSRIRNKRPAPKGREAEQPTQVGAGDDAR